The following is a genomic window from Opitutus sp. GAS368.
GACGGCGCCGCCCGCGAGCTGGGCGATGGAGCCGGTCGAGAACGTGAGGTTCAGGCCGGGAACGGTGACATTGTGTTTCTGATTCATTTTCGGATTCGGTTCGGATGATGCGTGGCGCCGGCCGGATTGCCGGAACGTCACGCGGGGTTCGGATGATGGCCGTTTTCTTGGACCCTTTGAATCAGCTCCCGGGAAATTTCGGATTACGGCTCCTGGGGTGGAGCGCGTTGACCTCAACGCGCTTTCCGGTTCTTAAAACGCGCCGGGGTCAGCGCGTTCCACCTTGATCGGAGAAGTAAGCGGAAATGTCCCTGGGTTCTGGTTCGTGGGGGCTTGAACAAAAGGCGGCCCGTCGGTGGGCCGCCTTTCGTGAAAACGGGTTACTTGCGGAGACTCAGCTTCTGCAGCAGGTCGTTGTATTTGGCGAGGTCCTCGCTCTTGACGTAATCAAGGAGCTTGCGACGACGACTGGCCATTTGGAGGAGGCCGCGGCGGCTGTGGAAGTCCTTGCGATGCGTGCGCAGGTGCTCGGTCAAGTGATTGATCCGGGCGGTGAGCAGCGCGATCTGGACGTCGCTGGAGCCGGTGTCCTTCTCGTGGATTTTATACTGGGCGATGACTTCTGACTTAACGGGTTGTGACATGGTTTAGGTTGTTGATGACGCGGTCTTTGTTGGAGCTTTCGCTCCGTG
Proteins encoded in this region:
- the rpsO gene encoding 30S ribosomal protein S15 — protein: MSQPVKSEVIAQYKIHEKDTGSSDVQIALLTARINHLTEHLRTHRKDFHSRRGLLQMASRRRKLLDYVKSEDLAKYNDLLQKLSLRK